A single region of the Streptomyces virginiae genome encodes:
- a CDS encoding SpoIIE family protein phosphatase → MAIVVLLAAGALLALVLQSRHDTEREARNRSVSVAQTFAHSLGLQDTLKTSDPSATLQPLAETTRKAAGVDFIVVMDTNGIRYSHPQPDRIGKRFVGTIEPSLNGQVHTESVDGPLGKEIQAVVPVTASDGKVVALVSAGLTVKNVTGVVDRQLPVILLAIATGLALATVGTALISRRLRRQTHGLGTQEMTRMYEHHDAVLHAVREGVLITDGEGRLLLANDEAKRLLGLPEDADGREIADVPGLDRRMADLLLSGREATDEVLESGDRLLVVNQRPTHPRGRPEGAAITIRDSTEMQVLTTRAETARRRLKLLYDAGGDIGTSLDVVRTAEELAAVAVPRFADFVTVDLADQVIDGEEPRAGSDMRRTAVSGIRSDHPLYPVGRLIDFLPSTPQARGYGTGRAELVPHLADAPGWQAQDPPRAQAIVDYGIHSLIAAPLMARGVVLGVVNFWRSQKQEPFDEDELSLAEELVARAAVSMDNARRYTREHALAVTLQRSLLPRALPEQSAMDVAHFYLPAQSGVGGDWFDVIPLAGCRVALVVGDVVGHGLHAAATMGRLRTAVHNFSSLDLPPDEILARLDDLVQRIDHDGEGDDANGGVLGATCLYAVYDPVSQRCTMARAGHLPPLVVAPDGTTEIVELPAGPPLGLGGMPFETAELDLAEGSQLVLYTDGLIEERTRDIGEGLELLRVALSHPDRDPHESCRAVLDMLLPPRPTDDVALLIARTRTLGPDRVAQWDVPFQPSAVGATRNAAAKKLDEWGLTDLGFAAELILSELITNALRHGSGPVRVRLLHDHNLTCEVWDGSSTAPHLRYAATTDEGGRGLFLVAQLSEHWGTRYTPEGKVIWAELPLPGAAGATEAALAAFLDVDPI, encoded by the coding sequence ACTTCATCGTGGTGATGGACACCAACGGCATCCGGTACAGCCACCCCCAGCCGGACCGCATCGGGAAACGCTTCGTCGGCACCATCGAGCCCTCGCTCAACGGCCAGGTCCACACCGAGAGCGTCGACGGGCCGCTCGGCAAGGAGATCCAGGCGGTGGTGCCCGTCACCGCGTCCGACGGCAAGGTCGTCGCCCTGGTCTCGGCGGGCCTCACCGTCAAGAACGTCACCGGCGTCGTCGACCGCCAGCTCCCCGTCATCCTCCTGGCCATCGCCACCGGCCTGGCCCTCGCCACCGTGGGTACGGCGCTCATCAGCAGACGCCTGCGCCGCCAGACCCACGGGCTCGGCACCCAGGAGATGACCCGCATGTACGAGCACCACGACGCGGTGCTCCACGCCGTCCGCGAAGGGGTGCTGATCACCGACGGCGAAGGCCGGCTCCTGCTGGCCAACGACGAGGCCAAGCGCCTGCTCGGGCTGCCCGAGGACGCCGACGGACGCGAGATCGCCGACGTACCGGGCCTGGACCGCCGGATGGCGGACCTGCTGCTCTCCGGCCGCGAGGCCACCGACGAGGTCCTGGAGAGCGGCGACCGGCTGCTCGTCGTCAACCAGCGGCCCACCCACCCCCGCGGCCGGCCGGAAGGCGCCGCCATCACCATCCGCGACTCCACCGAGATGCAGGTCCTGACCACCCGGGCGGAAACGGCCCGCAGGCGCCTCAAGCTGCTCTACGACGCGGGCGGCGACATCGGTACCAGCCTCGACGTGGTGCGGACCGCCGAGGAACTCGCCGCCGTGGCCGTCCCCCGTTTCGCGGACTTCGTCACCGTCGACCTGGCGGACCAGGTCATCGACGGCGAGGAGCCCCGCGCGGGCTCCGACATGCGGCGCACCGCGGTCAGCGGCATCCGCTCCGACCATCCCCTCTACCCCGTCGGCCGACTGATCGACTTCCTGCCGTCCACCCCTCAGGCGCGCGGCTACGGCACCGGCCGGGCCGAGCTGGTGCCCCACCTGGCCGACGCGCCGGGCTGGCAGGCCCAGGACCCGCCGCGCGCGCAGGCCATCGTGGACTACGGCATCCACTCGCTGATCGCGGCCCCGCTCATGGCCCGGGGCGTCGTCCTCGGCGTGGTCAACTTCTGGCGCTCGCAGAAACAGGAACCCTTCGACGAGGACGAGCTGTCCCTGGCCGAGGAACTCGTCGCCCGTGCGGCGGTCAGCATGGACAACGCCCGCCGCTACACCCGGGAACACGCCCTCGCCGTGACCCTCCAGCGCAGCCTGCTGCCGCGCGCCCTGCCCGAGCAGAGCGCCATGGACGTGGCGCACTTCTACCTGCCCGCGCAGTCCGGGGTCGGCGGGGACTGGTTCGACGTGATCCCGCTGGCGGGCTGCCGCGTCGCGCTGGTCGTCGGCGACGTCGTCGGCCACGGCCTGCACGCCGCCGCCACCATGGGGCGCCTGCGTACGGCCGTGCACAACTTCTCCTCCCTCGACCTGCCGCCCGACGAGATCCTGGCCCGTCTGGACGACCTCGTACAACGCATCGACCACGACGGGGAGGGCGACGACGCGAACGGCGGCGTGCTGGGCGCCACCTGCCTGTACGCCGTCTACGACCCGGTGTCCCAGCGCTGCACCATGGCACGCGCCGGCCACCTGCCACCCCTGGTGGTCGCCCCCGACGGCACGACGGAGATCGTGGAACTGCCGGCCGGACCCCCGCTGGGGCTGGGCGGCATGCCCTTCGAGACCGCGGAGCTGGACCTCGCGGAAGGCAGCCAGCTCGTGCTCTACACGGACGGACTGATCGAGGAGCGGACCCGGGACATCGGCGAAGGGCTGGAACTGCTGCGGGTGGCGCTCAGCCACCCCGACCGGGACCCGCACGAGAGCTGCCGGGCCGTGCTCGACATGCTGCTGCCGCCCCGGCCCACCGACGACGTGGCCCTGCTCATCGCACGGACCCGAACGCTCGGCCCGGACCGGGTGGCCCAGTGGGACGTGCCGTTCCAGCCGAGCGCCGTCGGAGCCACGCGCAACGCCGCGGCCAAGAAACTCGACGAGTGGGGCCTGACCGACCTCGGCTTCGCCGCGGAACTGATCCTCAGCGAACTGATCACCAACGCCCTGCGGCACGGCAGCGGCCCCGTACGGGTGCGCCTGCTCCACGACCACAACCTGACCTGCGAGGTGTGGGACGGCAGCAGCACCGCCCCCCACCTGCGCTACGCCGCCACCACGGACGAGGGCGGACGCGGCCTGTTCCTGGTCGCGCAGCTCAGCGAGCACTGGGGCACCCGTTACACGCCCGAGGGCAAGGTCATCTGGGCGGAACTGCCCCTGCCCGGCGCCGCCGGCGCCACGGAGGCCGCCCTCGCGGCCTTCCTGGACGTGGACCCCATCTGA
- a CDS encoding S41 family peptidase, whose amino-acid sequence MPTNEEIIERALHRIDAGYVFPDKAQVIAAGIRSRLAAGAYEGLDGPALCEAVTAHLQEVCPDKHLRLLWTDEPQSLDPVDEDGGQAAFSALLRTENQGIRRVERLEGNIGYIEIRLIAGAIEGASAIGAAMQLVAHSSALVLDLRGCRGGHPEGAAMWCSYFFPDDQVHLNDIYDRASDSTRQYWTIAHLPAPRYLDRPVHILTSGDTFSGGEDVAYTLQAQGRAVVVGETTRGGAHPTARHAVDEHMLVTVPTARTINTVTGGNWEGVGVVPDIAVPAQQALETALKAVQPGV is encoded by the coding sequence ATGCCTACCAATGAAGAGATCATCGAACGCGCCTTGCACCGGATCGACGCGGGCTACGTCTTCCCGGACAAGGCGCAGGTCATCGCGGCCGGGATCCGGAGCCGGCTCGCGGCCGGTGCGTACGAGGGCCTCGACGGGCCGGCGCTCTGCGAGGCGGTGACGGCTCACCTTCAGGAGGTGTGTCCGGACAAGCACCTGCGTCTGCTGTGGACGGACGAGCCGCAGTCGCTGGACCCGGTGGACGAGGACGGCGGGCAGGCCGCCTTCTCGGCGCTGCTCCGGACCGAGAACCAGGGGATCCGGCGCGTCGAGCGGCTGGAGGGGAACATCGGGTACATAGAGATCCGGCTGATCGCGGGCGCCATCGAGGGCGCGAGCGCGATCGGCGCGGCGATGCAGCTGGTCGCGCACAGCTCCGCCCTCGTGCTGGACCTGCGGGGCTGCCGCGGCGGGCATCCGGAAGGGGCCGCGATGTGGTGCAGCTACTTCTTCCCCGACGACCAGGTGCACCTGAACGACATCTACGACCGGGCCTCGGACAGCACCCGGCAGTACTGGACGATCGCGCACCTGCCCGCTCCCCGCTATCTGGACCGGCCGGTCCACATCCTCACCAGCGGGGACACCTTCTCCGGGGGCGAGGACGTGGCGTACACCCTGCAGGCGCAGGGGCGGGCCGTGGTGGTGGGTGAGACGACGCGCGGCGGCGCCCATCCGACGGCCCGGCACGCGGTCGACGAGCACATGCTCGTGACGGTGCCGACGGCTCGGACGATCAACACCGTCACGGGCGGCAACTGGGAGGGCGTGGGAGTCGTTCCCGACATCGCCGTACCGGCGCAGCAGGCGCTGGAGACCGCGCTCAAGGCCGTCCAGCCGGGCGTCTGA
- a CDS encoding RNA ligase family protein → MHPEPRPWTPYPKIPSNTRLGEARGRNWVAHEKIHGANFAVVCDASGAHPAKRRELLADGGLDDFFGVGRIWPALAVAATRCAQSLREDTGAPASAVVTVYGELAGGRYPHPDVPATPGVDPVQTGVWYAPELLWLPFDATVTHDDGPRWVGDRTLRAAAAEAGLLCVPLLAEGPLARLQELPTVFPTRLPGLLGLPALPDNLAEGLVVKPADGSREPGRPMAKFKQPAFAEDERFDGSRPYQAPAEGAAGVPGWLLAHGTGLLTPARAASAVSKLGPRTPPGELAGEIARDATEEVAQALGGLDRATFRALEECLHTGALTLARFDAADRRA, encoded by the coding sequence GTGCACCCCGAACCCCGCCCCTGGACCCCGTACCCGAAGATCCCCTCGAACACCCGCCTGGGCGAGGCGCGCGGGCGGAACTGGGTCGCCCACGAGAAGATCCACGGCGCCAACTTCGCCGTCGTGTGCGACGCGTCGGGCGCGCACCCCGCCAAGCGCCGCGAACTGCTCGCGGACGGCGGGCTGGACGACTTCTTCGGCGTCGGCAGGATCTGGCCCGCACTGGCGGTGGCCGCGACCCGCTGCGCGCAGAGCCTGCGCGAGGACACCGGAGCGCCGGCCTCCGCGGTCGTCACCGTCTACGGCGAACTCGCCGGCGGCCGCTACCCCCACCCCGACGTACCCGCCACGCCCGGAGTCGATCCCGTACAGACCGGCGTCTGGTACGCGCCCGAACTCCTCTGGCTCCCCTTCGACGCCACCGTCACCCACGACGACGGCCCGCGCTGGGTCGGGGACCGGACGCTGCGCGCGGCGGCCGCCGAGGCCGGGCTGCTCTGCGTCCCGCTGCTCGCCGAAGGCCCGCTCGCCCGCCTCCAGGAGCTGCCGACGGTCTTTCCCACCCGGCTGCCCGGACTGCTGGGCCTGCCCGCGCTGCCCGACAACCTCGCCGAGGGACTCGTCGTCAAACCCGCCGACGGATCCCGCGAACCAGGGCGACCCATGGCCAAGTTCAAGCAGCCCGCCTTCGCCGAGGACGAGCGGTTCGACGGCTCGCGCCCCTACCAGGCGCCGGCCGAAGGCGCCGCGGGAGTCCCCGGCTGGCTGCTCGCCCACGGCACCGGCCTGCTCACCCCGGCCCGGGCCGCATCGGCCGTGAGCAAGCTGGGACCCCGTACCCCGCCGGGCGAGCTGGCCGGCGAGATCGCCCGCGACGCCACCGAGGAGGTGGCGCAGGCATTGGGCGGCCTGGACCGGGCGACGTTCCGCGCATTGGAGGAGTGCCTGCACACCGGAGCCCTGACCCTGGCCCGCTTCGACGCCGCCGACCGCCGCGCCTGA
- a CDS encoding DUF4232 domain-containing protein yields MSTVRKAAIALAAVSALALTACGPTEDGAAGGPGTPSASPTVSPSGSATAAPSATPSKSGAPKKTETPTKPPKSGGADPDHDVFPCSTFDVTFTASLAEPTTSSYLLKITNKGTKACRALGHPIVTFGDLDGQATERGAAPGIEDALRLEPGQSAYAGLMGGANDGKGKTVNSIALTMNTESDLAQTPLKASTPGFYVSPTKNSVTAWMNNAEDALSL; encoded by the coding sequence ATGAGCACCGTACGCAAGGCAGCCATCGCTCTCGCCGCCGTATCCGCACTCGCCCTGACGGCCTGTGGACCCACCGAGGACGGCGCGGCGGGCGGGCCCGGGACACCGAGCGCGAGCCCGACCGTGAGCCCGAGCGGGAGCGCCACCGCCGCCCCGAGCGCGACTCCGTCGAAGTCCGGTGCGCCGAAGAAGACCGAGACCCCCACGAAGCCGCCGAAGTCGGGCGGGGCCGACCCCGACCACGACGTCTTCCCCTGCAGCACGTTCGACGTGACGTTCACCGCGAGCCTGGCCGAGCCCACGACCAGCAGCTACCTGCTGAAGATCACCAACAAGGGCACCAAGGCGTGCCGGGCGCTCGGACATCCGATCGTCACCTTCGGCGATCTGGACGGCCAGGCCACGGAGCGGGGCGCGGCCCCCGGCATCGAGGACGCGCTGCGGCTGGAGCCGGGCCAGTCGGCCTACGCCGGACTCATGGGTGGCGCCAACGACGGCAAGGGCAAGACCGTCAACTCGATCGCGCTGACCATGAACACCGAGTCCGACCTGGCGCAGACACCGCTGAAGGCGTCCACGCCCGGCTTCTACGTCTCGCCCACCAAGAACTCCGTGACCGCCTGGATGAACAACGCGGAGGACGCCCTGAGCCTCTAG
- a CDS encoding pyridoxal phosphate-dependent decarboxylase family protein: MDAREAALRQAHGHAVRWLASLSDRPVPARASVDEIVRALGAELPDAPSTPADVVDLLATACEPGLTAFPSGRFYGFVVGGTEPAALAADWLVSAWDQNCVMRAVTPAYSAVEEIAGAWLLDLLGLPPDSAVGFTTGATMANFTCLAAGRDTVLRRAGWSVAHDGLVGGPPVRVIAGQDRHMAIDLALRYLGLGRPELVEADAQGRVDAEALRRTLAAPGPGSGAGSTLVILQAGDIHSGAFDPFPEAIRAAREADAWVHVDGAFGLWAAASPTYAHLTDGCARADSWATDAHKTLNVPYDCGLALVADPAALRSAMGLQGDYLIQHEHGDPIDKVPELSRRGRAFTAWAALRSLGRAGVADLVDRLCRHAQAFATGIDAIDGATVLNDVVFTQVCAEFGDDERTDRVLDRLLDEGAAWISGSTWHGRRVMRISVSNWSTTDEDVSHTLAAIRRACSSTIRP; encoded by the coding sequence ATGGACGCGCGCGAGGCGGCGCTCCGACAGGCGCACGGCCATGCCGTCCGCTGGCTGGCCAGTCTGTCCGACCGCCCGGTTCCCGCCCGCGCCTCGGTCGACGAGATCGTGCGCGCGCTCGGAGCCGAGCTGCCCGACGCGCCGAGCACGCCCGCCGACGTCGTCGACCTGCTGGCCACGGCCTGCGAGCCGGGTCTCACCGCCTTTCCCAGCGGTCGCTTCTACGGGTTCGTGGTCGGCGGCACCGAGCCGGCCGCCCTCGCGGCGGACTGGCTCGTCAGTGCCTGGGACCAGAACTGTGTGATGCGCGCGGTCACGCCCGCGTACTCGGCGGTGGAGGAGATAGCCGGTGCCTGGCTGCTGGACCTGCTGGGCCTCCCGCCCGACAGTGCCGTCGGCTTCACCACCGGCGCCACCATGGCGAACTTCACCTGCCTCGCCGCCGGACGCGACACGGTGCTGCGGCGCGCCGGATGGAGCGTGGCCCACGACGGACTCGTCGGCGGTCCGCCCGTGCGCGTCATCGCCGGCCAGGACCGCCACATGGCCATCGACCTGGCCCTGCGCTACCTCGGGCTCGGCCGGCCCGAACTCGTCGAGGCGGACGCGCAAGGACGCGTCGACGCCGAGGCCCTGCGCCGCACCCTCGCGGCCCCCGGCCCCGGATCCGGTGCCGGCTCGACGCTCGTGATCCTGCAGGCCGGCGACATCCACTCCGGGGCCTTCGACCCCTTTCCCGAGGCGATCCGTGCCGCCCGCGAGGCCGACGCGTGGGTGCACGTGGACGGTGCCTTCGGCCTGTGGGCGGCCGCCTCCCCGACCTACGCCCACCTCACCGACGGCTGCGCCCGGGCCGACTCCTGGGCCACGGACGCCCACAAGACCCTGAACGTCCCCTACGACTGCGGCCTCGCTCTCGTCGCCGACCCCGCCGCACTCCGGTCGGCCATGGGCCTGCAAGGCGACTACCTGATCCAGCACGAACACGGCGACCCCATCGACAAGGTCCCCGAACTCTCCCGCCGCGGGCGCGCCTTCACCGCCTGGGCCGCCCTGCGCTCCCTCGGCCGCGCGGGCGTGGCCGACCTCGTCGACCGGTTGTGCCGACACGCCCAGGCCTTCGCCACCGGCATCGACGCCATCGACGGCGCGACCGTCCTGAACGACGTGGTCTTCACCCAGGTCTGCGCCGAGTTCGGCGACGACGAACGCACCGACCGGGTGCTGGATCGCCTCCTCGACGAGGGGGCGGCCTGGATCAGTGGATCCACCTGGCACGGCCGCCGCGTCATGCGCATCTCGGTGAGCAACTGGTCCACGACCGACGAGGACGTGTCACACACCCTGGCCGCGATCCGCCGCGCCTGTTCGAGCACGATCCGCCCGTGA